One window of the Klebsiella oxytoca genome contains the following:
- the ahpC gene encoding alkyl hydroperoxide reductase subunit C: MSLINTKIKPFKNQAFKNGEFIEVTEKDTEGRWSVFFFYPADFTFVCPTELGDVADHYEELQKLGVDVYSVSTDTHFTHKAWHSSSETIAKIKYAMIGDPTGALTRNFDNMREDEGLADRATFVVDPQGIIQAIEVTAEGIGRDASDLLRKIKAAQYVASHPGEVCPAKWKEGEATLAPSLDLVGKI; encoded by the coding sequence ATGTCCTTAATTAATACCAAAATCAAACCTTTTAAAAACCAGGCGTTCAAAAACGGTGAATTCATCGAAGTAACCGAGAAAGATACTGAAGGCCGCTGGAGCGTCTTCTTCTTCTACCCGGCTGATTTCACCTTCGTTTGCCCGACTGAACTGGGTGACGTGGCTGACCACTACGAAGAACTGCAGAAGCTGGGTGTAGACGTTTACTCCGTATCTACCGATACTCATTTCACTCATAAAGCATGGCACAGCAGCTCTGAAACCATCGCAAAAATCAAATACGCGATGATCGGCGACCCGACTGGCGCCCTGACCCGTAACTTCGACAACATGCGTGAAGATGAAGGTCTGGCAGATCGTGCAACCTTCGTTGTTGACCCGCAGGGTATTATCCAGGCGATCGAAGTTACCGCTGAAGGTATCGGCCGCGACGCGTCTGACCTGCTGCGTAAAATCAAAGCAGCTCAATACGTAGCTTCTCACCCAGGCGAAGTTTGCCCGGCTAAATGGAAAGAAGGCGAAGCGACTCTGGCTCCGTCTCTGGACCTGGTCGGCAAAATCTAA